Part of the Perognathus longimembris pacificus isolate PPM17 chromosome 1, ASM2315922v1, whole genome shotgun sequence genome, tggtagagtatttgccgagcttgcatgaagccctgaattggATTCCTCaagaccatataaacagaaaaagccaaagtggccctgtagctcaagtggtagagtgcaaaagaagtgcttgagcaaaagaagctcagaggcagtgcccagtctctgatttcaagccctaggacttcccccccccacacacacaaaaaaaaagaatagagtgcACCTTTCATCACCTTCTTCTTAGGGTTGACAACAGGCAGGCTCTAGCCTACTCCTGGAGCTAATGCTTGAGgaaagaaacagggctgggaatgtggcttagcgctggagtgcttgtctagcatgcatgaagccctgggtttgattctcagcaccacataaacagaaaaagccagaagtggtgctgtggctcaagaggtagagtgctagccttgagcaaaaagccagggacagtgctcaggccctgagtccaagccccaggacttgggggggggggggggaaggttacTGAGAATGGATGCCTTGGCTGCTCAGGGAAATTTGGGGTTAGGAAGTTCCCTCTCTACAATAAAACACTGTGCCATTACCACTGCTGTCAGACTGTCTTTTCCAACCTTACCACAAAGTAGAGCTGATCCCAAAGGGCAGTTTTCAGAAAGAGGTAGTACATGGGAGGAAGCCTTAAGGGGAAAGGCTTGCTGCAGGATCAAATGTTCCTACCCTTTCCTACTGAAGAGACAAGATAGTAGGAAGACACAGCTTGCAAAGAGACACGACTTGGTCTCATCCTCCAAAACTACAGGCTTAACAAATGCTGGGACTGGGAGCCCACCTGTGTTCCTACCCCCTATCCCACAGTCTTGAGGAAGACCTGAACAGGAACAAGGTGAAGCCCACAGTATTCCAGGCAATAGGATCTACTTACCTCAAGCCCATGCCCAAATGCTTTATCAGGTTGCTTAAGGAGATGTCCCTTGCTTGAAAGGGTTTCCTTTTCTCTGCAAACTCGTGAGCCAAGCAGATGCGCCAGCCAAAGGGAGGCACTTGGTAGCCTCTAGCTTTGCCCTCATAGGAGGCCATCAGCTGCCCGGAGTCTTCTGGATTGCAGTACCCTGGCTCATGTTGGGGTCGACGGTCCTCAGGATTCTCACAGTCTGTAACCTCCACAGCCtcagtgtctgtggtttcctctTCAGAATAATAAACCTGTGGATCTCCTTTGGCACAGTTGCTCTGCTCTGAGGCTGGGATGCCAGTTCCCATGTTCGAAGATTCCTGGGTCCCCGCGACCTCAATGGCCCCGGGTCCCCAGCCCTCTGAAACAAAGTATCTCGCCAATCGAATCCAAATACGGGCACCAGTTGTACTTAGGTGCCGTCCCAGAGGGCCAGGCGCCGGGACAAGATGAGGTGAGCTGGGTTCTCGGGAGAGGCGGGGAATTCTAGCTGCAGCGGAGACGACGAAAGCAATGAAGCCTCCCGCGGCTCCTCCACGGTAGTGTCCCCAGAGCCTGGGCGGGAAGGGTTGGGCCTTGTCGTCATTGGGCCTTGGCGATTAGCAAGCCGGGCCTCGGGCCGACCGGCCCCGCGGAGAGGGGAGGAGCCACGGGACCTGTCCTCAaagccccgccccctggcccgccgcgcgaggccccgcccccgggacgGGTCCGGGAGCTCCAGGCGCCCGTGGCCCCGCCTCTCGTCCGAGGCATCAGCCCGCTCCAGGACTAGGCTCTGGGTCCCGCCGGCACGGGGCAGCGCCTGCTCCTTGGTGCTAGCCGAGCGGGGCTCAGGGACTCGGGAAGACCCGGACCCTTTCTGGTCCAGCCAGCTGGGAGCTTCCGGTCGGAAGGGGCTCCtcagcggggcggggaggggacggAGAGGAAGTCCCGCCTCTCACCGCGCCACCGAAGCGTCGGACGCGGCTGCGCACCTAGCCGGGCCCAGAGGGGTAGGCAGGTGAGGGTCTCCGTATGCTGAGACCCCGCGCTCCGACGGTGCCAGGTGACAGACGGCGGTGAACTTGGGCTGGGACGTGGCGCCCTGAGGGAAGTGGGGAAGAAGGCCGGCTTTGGAGCTCGGGGGCTGGGGACGCGGGCGGACTTAGCCTCGCGCTAAAGGGGTGGGAGTCGGGCGCCGCGCTGCACCCTGCCCCGGGCAGTACGGAGTCTGCAGATACCAATACCCCCTTCACCCCGCTTGTCGGGTCATCAGGTCTGGGTGCTGCCTGTCGCCACTGGCCGCCCTACCCGTCACTGAGGCTTTTAAAGAAATGCCTCGTCTCTTGGTCTCCGGAGCCCAGACACCCCCTCCTCCATGCCTTAGTGCCGATCTCGATCTCTTGTTTCCGTCTAGATCGAATTTGGGAGCTGACATGATTGAAGTGGTAGCCGAGCTGAGCCGGGGTCCTGTATTTCTGGCAGGGGAGGCGCTGGAGTGTGTGGTTACCGTCACTAACCCCCTCCCACCTACGGCCACTTCTGCCTCCAGGTGGGGATAATGGTTCTGAAGATGGTAACCCTTCTGTGGAGGAAGCCTGCTGTTTCTGATGCTAAGCCAAAGCTCTTGTCCTGTAGCTACACACAACCACTTAATACCCTGCTTGTGGTGACCTCATTGAAGAAAGGGGCTGTGTAACAGAAGATGTAGAAAATATTACTCGCCACTCTCTTTTTCCTTATTCCCCTTTGTACCCACGGtatacttctttttgcttaatgcttcTCTTTGGTTTCCCGATCGCTTGGATAGTCACCTAATTTTCTTGGGCTTATCAGTGTGAGAGATTAGGAAACCATTTGTAAGGCCAGGAACTTCTTTCTGATGTCACCCTTTCCTCTTCCTACAGTGAAGCTCTGGCCTGGGCCAGTGCCCAGATCCACTGCCAGTTCCATGCCAGTGAGAGCCGTGTAGCATTGCCTCCCCCTGACTCTAGTCAGCCAGATGTCCAGCCTGACAGCCAGACTGTATTTCTGCCACACCGAGGTTTGCAAGGGAACATTCATTTGGGGGTGTTTGTGTGTGGAGTCATTATCACCCAAGAGTCAAGTTAAGTTCTTGTATGTCATAGTCTCTGTCACTTCTGGGACATAGGGGGAGGTAACTGTTTCTCCGAGGCTATAAGCCTGTATTTCCATATCACATAGAAACAGTTGGCAGTCTTTCCTTGCTTCTACTTGGCTGTGCCAACCTGTGCATAGCTGGATTAACAGTCATTAAATTGCAGTCTTTCTGTCTATTGTAGGTGAGAGGGGTCAATGTATCCTTTCTACTCCACCAAAAATTCTATTTTGTGACCTAAGGCTAGACCCTGGAGAGTCCAAATCATGTGAGTGACTATCCCTATCCCTGAATTGCCTTCTAAGTCTTCTGGAGGGAGGACTGCTCTGACTACCTCTAGCTGCCCTGACTACTGCTTCCCAACCAGACTCCTACAGTGAAGTGCTGCCCGTAGAGGGACCACCTTCCTTTCGGGGTCAGTCAGTCAAGTATGTCTACAAACTGACCATTGGCTGCCAGCGTGTCAACTCACCCATCACGTTACTCAGAGTCCCTTTAAGGGTTCTTGTGCTGACTGGTAAGTAGGGTTCCTGGAGGTAAAGGTTGGAGTAATGGCTTGCCAAAGCAGAAATAGTCTTAAGCAGGCTTGCAGGAGGGGATTCAGGGAAGCACTCTGGTCTTAAGGAAGGTGCTAAGGAGTGGAGATAGGGAGGGGTTCTGGAGTCTAGGTCAAGATGTAGCTAGCCTCAGTTGTGGCTCTCCTTACCTTCAGCCTTCTCGGAGTTGGAGTCTAACTTCTTTTGtcatctctgttccctcccagcATTATCTTTGCATTCATTCTGTCTTTAGGCCTTCAAGATGTCCGGTTTCCCCAGGATGAGGCTGTAGCCCCATCCAGCCCATTCTTGGAAGAGGATGAAGGTGGGAAGAAGGATTCATGGTTGGCTGAGCTGGCTGGGGAGCGCCTCATGGCTGCCACATCCTGCCGCAGCCTCAgtacggatttttttttttttcacagactttccctatCCCATCTCTCCTCTCAAAGTACTCCTGTCTCAGAGATCAGGTTTTCTAACCACCATATACTTTCATAGACCCATTGATTTCTCCCCACCCCTAGTTTTAAAGAAAAGCCTCACCTTTTGACTTCTGAGACCCAATCCTAGACATTTCCCAGTATAGACTCCAGGTTTACAAAAAATATCTCATTCTCCCCAGACCTCTACAATATCAGTGATGGCCGAGGGAAAGTTGGAACATTTGGCATCTTCAAATCTGTGTACAGACTTGGCGAGGACGTGGTGGGGACCTTAAACTTAGGAGAAGGAACTGTAGCTTGCTTGCAGGTGAGAAAGGAGCAGACCTTCTGGGGTACTAAAAAGCTCTGATAGAAGGAGTGGTGTGTAGAAAGGGAAAGATGGGCTACAGTCTACATTTCCATATGCCTACTAGCATGCACTTCTCTTCTTGTTCCCAGTTTTCAGTAAGCTTACAGACTG contains:
- the Rgp1 gene encoding RAB6A-GEF complex partner protein 2, whose translation is MIEVVAELSRGPVFLAGEALECVVTVTNPLPPTATSASSEALAWASAQIHCQFHASESRVALPPPDSSQPDVQPDSQTVFLPHRGERGQCILSTPPKILFCDLRLDPGESKSYSYSEVLPVEGPPSFRGQSVKYVYKLTIGCQRVNSPITLLRVPLRVLVLTGLQDVRFPQDEAVAPSSPFLEEDEGGKKDSWLAELAGERLMAATSCRSLNLYNISDGRGKVGTFGIFKSVYRLGEDVVGTLNLGEGTVACLQFSVSLQTEERVQPEYQRRRGAGGAPSVSHVTHARHQESCLHTTRTSFSLPIPLSSTPGFCTAIVSLKWRLHFEFVTSREPGLVLLPPVEQSEPATWTGPEQVPVDTFSWDLPIKVLPTSPTLASYAAPGPSTSTITI